The DNA segment CGGTGGGCTGACGTTTCCATCCGTCAGACTTTCGCCAGATTCCGCGGCGCCGGCGCGGGGTAGATAGAGGCCAGACCTCGGAAACCAGCCAGCACGGCACCGTCGTCGGGAAGGTAACCATGGCGGAGCGGTGGGCCGGCGATGACGACGCGGACAGCGTCTGGCGCGACGAACCCGCGTCGCTGTTCGCCGCGACCGCGCCCTTCTGTGACAGCGCCGTCGCGTGGACGCGGGCCGACGGTGTCAGCTTGATCCTGCTGTCGGACTCCCGAAACAGCCGCGAGCTGGTGTTCGCCACCGACGGCCTCGCCCAGCGCCTCGATGAAGTGCAGTTCGCGCTCGGTGAAGGGCCGTGTCTGGCCAGCTATGCCACCGGCCTACCGCAATGCATCACCGACTCCGCCCACGACGACCGCTGGGCCATGTTCTGTCGCGAAGCGGCCCGTCTCGGCGTCAACGCGGTGTTCTCGTTCCCGGTGAGCGTCGGGTCGCACGCCGTGGGAGTGCTGGAGCTGTATCGGCGTGAGGCGCTCGGGTTGTCAACGGATGAATACGACGCCGCGCTGGGATGTGCCGCAGCCATCGGCGCTGTCATCGGTGCGACGTATGCGCGCTGGTCACATCGGCCCGTCGACGTAGAGAACCTCGACGGCGCCGCCCTGTCCGCCCTGTCCGAAGCCGACCCGTTCACTCGCTCGCATGTGCACGACGCCGCCCGCGTCGTCTCCGAGCAAGTGGGGGTGTCGATCAGTCAGGTGCTGGTCATGATGCGGGCGTACGCGTTCGCGCACGATCTGCGAGTCACCGATGTGGCCGACGACATCCTGGATCGACGGATCCCGTTGAGCGACTGGCGGGACCAGCCTCCCGAAGGGGAGATGGATCAGCCCCACTCGGCGTGACCGAGGTGGGCGAACGCGTCGCAGTGCCCGCCCAGCGAGCAGTGACCGCTAGCGTGGCGGTTGTGGACACCGGAGTTCGCGAGACCGTCGACGCGGTGTGGCGGATGGAGGCCGCGAAGATCGTCGCCACCCTCACCCGCGCCGTCGGCGACGTCGGCATGGCCGAGGACCTCGCCGCCGACGCCCTCGTCGACGCACTCACCCAGTGGCCGTCGGCCGGGGTGCCGCGCAACCCCGGCGCCTGGCTGACCACCGTCGCCAAACGCAAGGCGATCGACCACTGGCGGCGGCAGGACACCCTGGGCGCCAAGTACACCGAACTGGCCCGTGACCTGGAGACCCATCTCGACGAACCGGCATGGGACCCCGACCACATCGACGACGACGTGCTGCGGCTGATCTTCGTCGCGGCCCACCCCGTGCTGTCCCGGGAGAACCAGATCGCCCTGACGCTGCGGATCGTCGGCGGGCTGACCACCGAGGAGATCGCGCGCGCCTTCCTCACCTCCAAAGCGACTGTGGCACAACGCATCGTGCGGGCCAAGAAGACGCTGGCCGAGGCGCAGGTGCCGTTCGAGGTGCCACCGCGCGATGAGTATCCGCACCGCCTGTCCGCGGTGCTGAGCGTCGTCTACCTCATCTACAACGAGGGCTACTCGGCGTCGTTCGGACAGCGCTGGATCCGCGACGAACTCTGCCGCGAGGCGTTGCGTCTGGGCCGCGTCCTCGCGGCGCTGGTGCCCGACGAGCCCGAGGCGCACGGACTCGTCGCGCTGATGGAGTTCCAGACGTCGCGGTTCGCCGCGCGCACCGACGCCGACGGCCGCCCGATCCTGCTCGAGGACCAGGACCGCGCGAAGTGGGACCGCGCGCAGATCGGCCGCGGGGTCGCGGCACTGCACCGCGCGGCCACGGCCATCGAGCGGCGCGGCACCGGCTGGGGCCCCTACGCGCTGCAGGCCGCGCTCGCCGAATGCCACGCGACCGCGCCGTCGACCGCGGAGACCGACTGGCACCGCATCGTGACGATCTACGACGCGCTCCTGCAGATCGCCCCGTCACCGGTCGTCGAACTCAACCGCGCCGTCGCCGTCGCGATGGATTCCGGGCCGCAGCGGGCACTGGACATCGTCGACGGCCTCGACGGGCTCGCGGACTCCTACCTGCTGCCCAGCGTGC comes from the Mycolicibacterium litorale genome and includes:
- a CDS encoding GAF domain-containing protein, with amino-acid sequence MAERWAGDDDADSVWRDEPASLFAATAPFCDSAVAWTRADGVSLILLSDSRNSRELVFATDGLAQRLDEVQFALGEGPCLASYATGLPQCITDSAHDDRWAMFCREAARLGVNAVFSFPVSVGSHAVGVLELYRREALGLSTDEYDAALGCAAAIGAVIGATYARWSHRPVDVENLDGAALSALSEADPFTRSHVHDAARVVSEQVGVSISQVLVMMRAYAFAHDLRVTDVADDILDRRIPLSDWRDQPPEGEMDQPHSA
- a CDS encoding RNA polymerase sigma factor, with the protein product MEAAKIVATLTRAVGDVGMAEDLAADALVDALTQWPSAGVPRNPGAWLTTVAKRKAIDHWRRQDTLGAKYTELARDLETHLDEPAWDPDHIDDDVLRLIFVAAHPVLSRENQIALTLRIVGGLTTEEIARAFLTSKATVAQRIVRAKKTLAEAQVPFEVPPRDEYPHRLSAVLSVVYLIYNEGYSASFGQRWIRDELCREALRLGRVLAALVPDEPEAHGLVALMEFQTSRFAARTDADGRPILLEDQDRAKWDRAQIGRGVAALHRAATAIERRGTGWGPYALQAALAECHATAPSTAETDWHRIVTIYDALLQIAPSPVVELNRAVAVAMDSGPQRALDIVDGLDGLADSYLLPSVRGELLSRLGRTEEAAAQFERAAALTDNDREREVLADKAARMRRR